A window of Bacteroidota bacterium contains these coding sequences:
- the msrA gene encoding peptide-methionine (S)-S-oxide reductase MsrA, producing the protein MVMMSVFASCAQSPKSPAKNSKPLQTINKTMDTATFGAGCFWCVEAVFQNLKGVVSLESGFSGGHVKNPAYREVCEGTTGHAEVCQIVYNPKEISYAELLEVFWQTHDPTQLNRQGNDEGTQYRSAIFYHSEAQKEEAEKYKRELNASGAWSKPIVTEIAPFTVFYKANEYHQNYYNQNGDAPYCQYVIQPKVDKFKKVFKDKLKP; encoded by the coding sequence ATGGTTATGATGAGTGTCTTTGCATCATGTGCACAGTCGCCCAAGAGCCCCGCAAAAAATTCAAAACCTTTACAAACAATAAATAAAACAATGGATACAGCAACATTTGGTGCAGGATGCTTCTGGTGTGTGGAAGCAGTTTTTCAAAATTTAAAAGGAGTAGTATCACTCGAATCGGGCTTCTCGGGTGGGCATGTAAAAAATCCGGCTTACCGCGAAGTGTGCGAGGGCACAACCGGTCATGCGGAAGTGTGTCAAATCGTTTACAATCCTAAAGAAATAAGTTATGCTGAATTGCTGGAAGTATTTTGGCAAACTCACGACCCTACCCAATTAAACCGTCAAGGGAATGACGAGGGAACCCAATACCGTTCGGCTATTTTTTATCACAGTGAAGCGCAGAAAGAAGAAGCCGAAAAATATAAGCGTGAACTCAATGCTTCAGGTGCATGGAGCAAACCCATAGTAACTGAAATTGCTCCTTTCACTGTATTTTACAAAGCTAACGAATATCACCAAAATTATTACAACCAAAATGGTGATGCACCTTACTGTCAGTATGTTATACAACCTAAAGTAGATAAATTCAAAAAGGTATTTAAAGACAAATTAAAGCCATAA